AACATCAGAAAATACTCCTTAGTGACTCATACCATGCAGCCACCAGAAATCTAGATATTGAAGATGGAGAAAGACCCATAcataacaaagaaaacaaccaaGTAACCCAGAGACTTGATGAAGGTATCTGTGAAATGGAGGCAATGGAAAGCAGTAAACTTAATGAGGACAGTGGTTATTCCTCTATGTTAAGCACTCACTATGCTGATGCAATAGAACATGAGGATAGTTTACCTTTGGCTGGGAACCTCTGTGGTACACCAAAGCATTGTCTCATGAAGAACCAAAAACAAGAACAGTTTTCAAAGAAGACACTGTTGCCAGTAGTCCATTATGAAGAAGTGGTTTGCTCAACTTTGAAAAAAAGTGGTAAAAGAAATCTCAAGTCTTGGGCTGCTGTAGATAGAATTGTTTCTATGGGAAAATTTGAACTTTGTAACTtaattggaaagaaaatgggGCTGGATAGAATAGACATTCTTGCTGAACTCTTCCAAAAGAACCTGAGGCATATATTAGCAAACATTTTAAGGCATCTCAGCAAGATGGATTTAGTAAAGTAAGTATGTTCATGTCATTGCATTTCACTAGAAAGGAAACAACCTAATCGCATGCCTTGAAGTTTTAGATATGGGGCATGTGACATTTACTCAATGTTTAGTATTGTGtgttaatatattaaaatatgaagtGACAATGTAAGCTGTGATACATATGGAGAATGTCTTTTCCCTAAAAGGCAAATTAAAGACTATAACTGTGAACATATTCTATGCTTAcgtaaaagaaaaaagttgttCTTGCTATTTAATAAATCCCTTTCCTAGGAGGCAACTGATGTGTTTGTATTGTTGTTGCAGTTTTGCCAAAGTCAGCACAACATGGCAGAAGATTctacaagaagaaaaatggattttccaAATCCATAGCAGAGCTGTGAAAAACCTTTCTGTAAGTTCCTGCACTGAACCATCAGTGTTTTTCTGCTATTTGAGGTCTCCTCCTAAGCATAAGAGATCACAGATAAGTTTCTTAGATTGAAAACTGTCCCTGgagtggttttttgttgttttttggtggtttttttgtccTGTTAGGATGCCTTGCCTCAAGCATTGCTAGTTACCTGAGGGGCTTTGGGGACCCCAAGGAAGGTTGACTGAGAAGGTGACCCAAGGAGAGATGCAGATGTTTTTAAGAGCTTCCACAAGTCCTGTGTTACAGAGAAAGGCAGGAAGGAGAGAGTCAttgccagcacagcccactgGGCAAGCCCTAGAGTCTCCCGGCAGGGACTTGCTTGCTTCAGCATTATTCCTAATGCCTCTGtcctgtgaaataaaaatacttgaTCCATCCACACTAGGCTAGTGCTTTATCAAGTCAGGACTCTTAAaactaacattttttttttccttcttgagaGATGGAGAGACAGAACAAACAAAGGTTTAGGATCTGCCACAGGATAAGGCTGTTgaacaatttaaattttatgtagTATTTTACAGTGCTGTCGGGGTGAAACATTTGTACTGAATATTCATCCCATAAAGTTTGATTTCTTCCATGCTATTGTATGCTTTTTTGTTTAACTGGAAACTTGGAAAACTGGTGGGCAGAGTTTATTTCTCACAAAGAAAGCCTCAAGCATTCCTGTTCACCATAAAGAATTGCAAGTActgatttttgctttaaaaaatatgatgAATAGGTCACATCCTCTGCCTAATTGTGTTACTTTGAAAGTAGGATTACATAAGAGAAGATGGCTGGGTATTGACTAGGAACTAGGGAGCTGTTCTACGCATTTATAACAGAAGTAACTGAAAGTTATGGTAAAATCAGTAGCATTCCTTGGTGTGATGCTTTATTATTGGAAACCAGGAGGAAGAATCTAAAATTACTTAATGACTTCTATTAAACAAAAAACTCTGTATTGTGTAAGTTCTCTTCCCAAATTTAAGTCTTTGTTGTTCTTTTCATTAGAATGTCACTAAGGCACCAGAGCGTGATGCAACGAGAGAGTACGTTCTCTACAGAGTGTGCTTAGCTTCCATTCAGAAAGCAACCCCACCAAAACACTTGaacaaaaaaagcaccaaaTCCAAAGCATCTAGGAATCACAGCAGACTCACAGAGTTTTCTGAGGTAAGTGGTGATTTCCACTGATCTTTAATTTCTCTCATGCTGTCTGGCAAACAATCACTTCGTAAAGCGTATTTTTGAAAGTAGCTTCTCCAGTTTCAAGTCTTTGTAATTCTTATTAATATGGCTGCCTGGGATGTCctacatccttttttttttccttaagaatttcacttagtgattttttttgcttaaagTTTGTCTTCTCAGTTATGAAGAAATTTAGTAATTTCCTGTCATTTTCCATGGTTTTATAATGAATCACATTTTCCAGATAAGCAATATCACAAATACTGTCAACTTTGCTTCAAAACTGATGGactattaggaaaaaaaaaaaaagaaaaacaccaaaagaCTCAATAGTtcttagttttaatttttagaaaaattagCACTGCATATTTCTTTTAATCATTCTGTGGGGTATTTTGTGAACCTGtcattaaaattactttaattaatTACTTATGTGTCACATATTTGTCAATAACTGCCAATAGCCTGTTCCCCCTTCACCTTTCTtatgctggcttttttttttcccacgTACTTGCAATGTAGACCTGCACCTGTATCTTaataagacttttaaaaatgcttattGAAAGTTATTGCTTCTTTCTAAACGAAATATTTTTCTAACTAGAAAAAGGTTTTATGCTCCAGTCTTATTCTGCAAATTTATGCAATAACAAAAGATGAAAGGTCACTAGAAAGTTTAATCAAGATGCTATAATACTACTATACAAGACTTTGTAGCATTAGGAATGTAAAAGAACAACTGTTCAATAGCAGTCTTAAAATTCAATTCCTAATATACGCATCTATACACAACTACATCACCATCCTTGAATGAGGTTTGGAAGATTCAGGAAGGCCACTATCCTTACTGCTCTTGGTTTAGCCTGTCctttaacttttaaattttaagaattttaaacTGGCTACCTCTATTCCAGTTCAAAATACCTGCAATTGCATCCTGATTATTCCAGTTCTGAACTCCATCAGAATTTGATGCAACAAGAATTAGGCTAAGTTTTTAGTTTGTCTCCTTACATTAGGACGCGTTATAATATGTTTTGTGGCACTAAGACAATATCATGAAGTGTTTGGCGAGTGTATTTATTCACTACTCAtgattttctgtgtgtgctttTTCCAACAGGCTGCCAGGAACTTGAAGAACACAGAAAGCCTTAAAGCCTGCCATCGCTGTGGCTCACCTGCCAAGTATGACTCCTACCTCCAACGAGCAACGTGCAATCGTGAGAGCTGTGGCTTTGACTTCTGCACCAAGTGCATGTGCAGCTACCACAGCTCCATTGACTGTGTCAGCAGCAAACCAGTGAAACACAGCTCCACACCAGGGCCGCTTCCTGGGACtaggaaaagcaaacagaatCTAAAGAGATTGTGATCCATCCCCCCCAGAACAAATTGGCAAACGTCCCATAGAAGTTTTTTTTTAGTCATCCATAAGGGAATGCTTTCTGCTATTCCATATGGATAAAAATGCTTAATTCTGTTATTCCTCTGTATTATTAAATCATCCTGCTCAGAAaggttttaaaagcatttctcGTGCTGTTGAGTGAGGTGAGTGAAGCCCcttttaatgtgaaaatatgAGGGAGACTGTATTTTATGGTTTTTCAAAGctttgcctttgattttaaaatgtggaCATTCATAATACTATATTCTCTGATGCCTACTCTTCTGTGAATctgaaatttctctttatttcttctttcatttcttgAACCTTGTCTAAGTTCAAAAAAAAAGTACTGTATGTTGGCTATACCGCTAAAAAATACTTTGACTTTTTTTTGAATTCACAAGCTAATTTTAATACTTGtatatatttgtaaatattattcatatttttcttctaaatgtaaaaataaatgatTATTCTCAACAACTTGGTTGGTAAATCTGGCCTTCCTATTTATCATCCTAAGTGGTTCTCATGCTCTTTTTGTGGGTTTTCTAGTATGTGCTTCTTTAAATTGTTGATTTCACAAGGAGCAAGTCCTCCTGGATTTGTGTAAAGCAGTGTACTGAATCCATTGTCATGCTGTATTCCTGCATCTTCCCTAAAGGCTCTTATGAGCAATTGTTTATAGTGTCAATAGTGCCAgctcttccttttcatttcaatggaaatttttcttttggctgAATTTATGCTGCTGTTGCCAAACTAACTCACTGTCAGCAAAATATTCCTGATCCTAGAGTAAAGAAAGGCAAGCTTTCAAGAAATAAGACTAATAATTTTGTAGAATTATCTGggatgtttttttcctcttaagtAAGTAAATAACAGACTGGGAGCACTGCACTGTAGTTCCTTCTTGAACTTTATTATgtgtagtgacaggacaggtgggaatggcttcaaagtTAGGAgaaagtaggtttagattagattagattagattagattagatattaaggaaaaattctttactgtgagagtggtgagacaCTGAAACAGGTTTCCTAGAGAAACTGGATGCCCAACTTTGGAAGTGTTTATGgagctctgaacaacctggtctaatgaaaggtgtccctgtctgcagcaggggagTTGAagctggatgatctttaaggtcccttccaacccccaCCATTCTATGAATCTGTAATCCTATTATCCTTTATTCTGGTATTTAGACCTTACCATCTTGATACATACATATGATACAATCTTGATACCACAGCAAGTCTTAGGCTGAACACACACAGATAAGAAATCTTACAAGCAAAATTTGTTGAAATTTACATCTGTGTCCAATGAAATTCCTGTGTCCTAAAGAATGCAGATAATTTGATGTGAACAGAAATTTTTTCCTATGGTAGTTTCAAGAAATATGGCACAGGCATTCACTCTTAGACTGGTGTTGCACTGTAGGATACATCTTGAATTAAAATTGTGTGTTTTCAAACTGAATGTGGTAAATCAAGTTTACCTTTTCATATTTTTGAGCTTTCTAAAGGAAAAATGCACTTTCTAGTAGGCCTAACAATTTGTATACTGAGTAAAGAAGAGctgctctttttcttccttttattttttcatttttagctgTAGAAATTTATCTGTTCATGAAGAATTTTGAGAAAAATTCCTTGTTATCTCCAGATAAGAAATGAATGTTTTTTCACTAACTTCTAAGTGATAAGGAGCAACTACCTTATACCTGAAACCTTGTTGGATGGAAAGGTcaaattattttacttaatGAAGCTTTGGCCGAAATGTAATGCATCTGCTGCAAACCATTGTGGCTGTTTTCACTTGCCCAGCACTTTTTGATTTATGTGATCTTCAGATCCTTACTTACCAGCTTTAGTTTTGATCAGAATAGACATTCAAGATTGCAGCCTTCAACAGGGGAGTGACATCTTCAGAACCTTGATCTGTAATCAACACTTACAGTAAATTTTCTTAAGCATAGGATCTGTTAGGGTGGCACAGCTAATAATCCTGCCCAGCATTTCAAACCTTGCCCAGTAACACTGAGCATGGAGCCTGAATAAAACCATGCATCTTCCTGGAAGTCGCAGGATGTTTGGTCTCCTCGTAAATAGTTTCAGTGAATGGCgagctgcagaaaaagaagGTGGACAATCAGTCCCCACCCAGGCATGCTGGCATCTGCATGAGGGAGAAAGCAGATCCTCAGAGGGTGAGGATGATGGGTGTCACTACTAGTAGGTGCCCCAAGCAGTACTGAGGAGAGTGATTTGTGTGCCGAAGGTGTGAAAGTCGTAGATGCAGGTTGTTGTGGATGCCTGCTGAGCTATCTCGGACCTGCCTTTGATATGCAATCGCTGTGAGTCATCCCCGGGCAGGAGCGCGGCCATTGCCACATGGAGATCAGCGCTCCTCAGGTACTGCAGCTGCTGTCAAAAAGCGCTTTCAGACTCAGCGGTTGGCAGCCCCGGTGACTTTGCAGGAATGCGATAAGCTGCTTACCCACACTGCATGCGCCTTTCAGATCTACAGAGGGTGATAAATACCTGCAGGCTGCCAGAGCCTCCTGGTGCAAGTACAGATTTCTTCCAGTTCCTCACTTATCTCTGGCAATGGCTCTGCATGGTGAGGAAGGGTGGGACGTTCCTCTGCTGTGTAAATTGCTGTGTCTAGCAGCTGTTTCCCCCAGCTTGAACAGCTGTGAAGACAGATTATTCCTTCATACTAATGCTAGCTGTGAGACATACAAAGGTAGACATTTAGGACTTTCTGAAATCAGTATTTAATATCTGCATTTTTAAGCTCTTCTGTCTTGCACTTATGATGCTGTCCTGGAAAACCCAAGGAGCTGCTTGTCATTAAAGGCAATTTCAGCTCACATCACAGCAAGGAGAAAAGCTGAAGAGAAGTGCCTGATAGTGATGATAGAGTTACTTGGATAAACAGGGACAAGTTTGGATGCACTTATCAGTTTAACGTATCCTCCAGCAGAAGCTTTTGTTCTCTGAGGACTGTGGGACATGTAAGAAtcaaaacaagagaaaaaacaactCTCAACTCTGCAACTATTGGCACCTTAGCCCAGGTGGTCACCTTGGAGCCTGATTTCTAATGTGTGGCAAAACTGCAACATGTGCCAGATATGTTCTCCCTAGCAAAAGCTTTCACTGCAAGTAAGCAAAAAATGCTGTATATTTAGCCCTAAAATATAAAGTCTCCCCCGTCTtagaaactttaaaaagaaggaatctagATTAAGATTCTAAATAAGAATTCTTTTCCCACCTCCCTAAGCCAAGGACTTTCCTTTTGAGGAAATTATGCCGTAGTAtagaaatttttcaaaatgaaatctgTTCTGGAAAGGGAAAACCACGAGATGGTGCTCTTGACTCGCTCACTGCCTGAAGCTGGATTCACTGAATTCCTTTTGCTGTGTTCACAGAGAGTGTATTCCCCTCTCCTCTAATAACTGTTGCTGTAGATCTAGTTACTACAGTCATGGGGAATCAAATTAAATCTGCAACCAgaagaacaaaacccaaaccttgAATTCCATTACTGATTCTAACATTTGTTTCAAACGTATTTGTATAGGACATGAACACATTTGCTAAACTTAAAAATACACAGGAGCCTTTCATGAAAGCTTTGTTGTGCTGCAAAAATGCAGATGCCTTCTTCAAGGACTGATTAACTGCCCTAAACATGACGTTTCCTTTGCCCCCCTTGTGCCCTCATAGTGACATCTGGAAAGCAAAGTCACCACTCCCAAGCAGCGGGTGCAAGCTGTCCTATGAAGCCATCAGGGCAGGTGTGGAGGAAACAGCAAACCGAGCTTTGCCTGGGATTGGACGTAGTGTTCCTGCCTATGGAGGTTTGGTGAACACCTCAACAGCCCAACAGCTGTGCTGTCACCTTGACTTGTCTTCTGGCAGGAGCTAATGCTGCCGACTTGCAAATTATCTGACAGTCACAGCATGCTTATGTCACTTCTTGTAGGGTGCCTCCACTGTGCTTAGGAGGGGCTGGCATCTGGAGCTGACATGCCATTACCTGAACGCAGGGATGGACCAGGCCATTACTGTGATAGGTACTTGATTTTTGAAGACACTTGCCATGATAAAAAGACCCCCATTCTAATAAATTTGAAATATGGAGTCGGAGATGAGGAGTTAGAGAGACGGACAACTCCTGGATTTTGAGTCTTCACCAAAGGATGTACAAATTGTCAGGGCCGCTCACTTTTAGTATAACCTTGTCAAAATGGTTTTCTCCTCTGAAGTAGTCCATGGGAACTTAAG
This window of the Ammospiza nelsoni isolate bAmmNel1 chromosome 3, bAmmNel1.pri, whole genome shotgun sequence genome carries:
- the FBXO5 gene encoding F-box only protein 5, whose product is MKSNLNRSCKMKHDFDSLRAGFAPLKCAVEKTKLEKSCPLNYEEGFCKSCAEEHQKILLSDSYHAATRNLDIEDGERPIHNKENNQVTQRLDEGICEMEAMESSKLNEDSGYSSMLSTHYADAIEHEDSLPLAGNLCGTPKHCLMKNQKQEQFSKKTLLPVVHYEEVVCSTLKKSGKRNLKSWAAVDRIVSMGKFELCNLIGKKMGLDRIDILAELFQKNLRHILANILRHLSKMDLVNFAKVSTTWQKILQEEKWIFQIHSRAVKNLSNVTKAPERDATREYVLYRVCLASIQKATPPKHLNKKSTKSKASRNHSRLTEFSEAARNLKNTESLKACHRCGSPAKYDSYLQRATCNRESCGFDFCTKCMCSYHSSIDCVSSKPVKHSSTPGPLPGTRKSKQNLKRL